In Chryseobacterium turcicum, a single window of DNA contains:
- a CDS encoding Rossmann-fold NAD(P)-binding domain-containing protein, whose translation MNKKIGIIGCGWLGTHIAERLSNRYEIFPTTTTVSKIDDFKSKGFHPTLVNFPDEINHDMTAWEVAPELDAIIIGIPFSGIRGAQISMTEKRQNLLNFLGNYKGQLFLMSSTGVYPDTEKEFTEDEQPASTVESEQFILEQFPQTNILRLAGLMGDQRLLKNYNISNLDQLVNHIHYADICSVVEKMLDHQSESKVYNIVAPIYPSKEEVINAQKGLSYDGERASVGRTISPAKLISELDFEFQYPDPRYFHL comes from the coding sequence ATGAACAAAAAAATAGGCATCATCGGTTGCGGCTGGCTTGGAACTCACATTGCAGAAAGATTATCAAACCGATACGAAATTTTCCCCACCACAACGACAGTATCCAAAATAGATGATTTTAAATCTAAAGGTTTCCATCCGACTTTAGTCAATTTTCCTGATGAAATTAATCATGATATGACAGCGTGGGAAGTGGCACCAGAATTAGATGCCATTATTATTGGAATTCCTTTTTCGGGAATAAGAGGAGCGCAGATTTCTATGACCGAAAAACGTCAGAATCTCCTGAACTTTTTAGGGAATTATAAAGGACAGTTGTTTTTAATGAGCTCAACCGGTGTTTATCCCGACACGGAAAAAGAGTTTACAGAAGACGAGCAACCTGCCTCAACGGTGGAAAGTGAGCAGTTTATTTTAGAGCAGTTTCCACAAACCAATATCTTACGATTAGCTGGATTGATGGGCGACCAGCGACTTCTGAAGAATTATAACATTTCAAACTTAGATCAGTTGGTGAATCATATTCATTACGCAGATATTTGTTCGGTTGTTGAGAAAATGTTAGATCATCAATCAGAATCTAAAGTGTACAACATTGTTGCGCCGATATATCCAAGCAAAGAAGAAGTCATTAATGCGCAGAAAGGTTTGTCTTATGATGGTGAGAGAGCAAGTGTGGGAAGAACGATTTCTCCTGCAAAATTAATTTCAGAGCTTGATTTTGAATTTCAATATCCAGATCCTAGGTATTTTCATTTGTAA
- a CDS encoding type II toxin-antitoxin system RelE/ParE family toxin — translation MRKVKISSDAKSDLIKIEEYLLNKWNEKVADDFYQKLIDAINILETANVNFEKYLDTDFRKLLLTKHNTIIYKVENDEINIVRILQNFQNPDENYQSLND, via the coding sequence ATGCGAAAAGTTAAAATTTCTTCGGATGCAAAATCAGATTTAATTAAAATTGAAGAATATTTGCTTAATAAATGGAATGAAAAAGTTGCTGATGATTTTTATCAAAAACTAATTGATGCTATTAATATTTTAGAAACTGCAAATGTCAATTTTGAAAAATATCTTGATACTGATTTTAGAAAACTTCTTTTAACGAAACACAATACTATAATTTACAAAGTAGAAAACGATGAAATTAATATCGTCCGCATTCTCCAAAACTTCCAAAACCCTGATGAAAATTATCAATCTCTGAATGATTAA
- a CDS encoding GNAT family N-acetyltransferase: MTEKIIYRQETQNDFSEVFELNNKAFGQDNEAKLVNALRKNLNVFIPELSIVATEKNKIIGHILLTKITIKDNNGNLNESLGLAPMAVLPEFQRNGIGGQLIKYALDTAKKLGYQSVIVLGHEHYYPKFGFEPAEKWNIKAPFDVPSNVFMAIELEKDSLKNISGTVIYPKEFESV; the protein is encoded by the coding sequence ATGACAGAGAAAATAATCTATAGACAAGAAACACAAAATGACTTTTCAGAAGTTTTTGAGCTTAATAATAAAGCTTTCGGGCAAGATAATGAAGCTAAATTAGTAAATGCTTTAAGAAAGAATCTGAATGTTTTTATTCCGGAACTTTCTATTGTTGCAACAGAAAAAAACAAGATTATTGGACACATTCTGCTGACCAAAATTACCATAAAAGACAATAATGGAAATCTTAATGAAAGTTTAGGGCTTGCTCCAATGGCTGTATTACCTGAGTTTCAGAGAAATGGAATTGGCGGACAGTTAATTAAATACGCCCTTGACACTGCTAAAAAATTGGGTTATCAATCAGTAATTGTTTTAGGACATGAGCATTATTATCCAAAATTCGGATTTGAACCTGCTGAAAAATGGAATATTAAAGCTCCGTTTGATGTTCCTTCTAACGTATTTATGGCCATTGAGTTGGAAAAAGATAGTCTTAAAAATATCTCGGGAACCGTTATTTATCCTAAAGAATTTGAATCGGTTTGA
- a CDS encoding DUF6261 family protein, which produces MKITLTKLSTKDLATLAQRIISNIQSGKYPVISNHPLTATLQTFYTEYDLVYTKQIYSGKGKDVATADLERDVAYKNLKAFLNGYRKLASAPNYQFAEDLYTVFKTFGLNLDRLSYSSQTAQMKKLIEVLETPENMQKINVLSINPAFTDMKTKHEAFELLFADQAEANADLRQMTSASAIRKDLEKTLKSYLNLLTAMKDVPSWELLYSDTNELVKAAKNSDIQRKEENNL; this is translated from the coding sequence ATGAAAATTACACTCACTAAGCTGAGCACTAAAGACCTTGCGACTTTGGCTCAAAGAATTATCAGCAACATCCAATCAGGAAAATATCCTGTAATTTCCAACCATCCGCTTACAGCGACTTTGCAGACTTTCTACACAGAATACGATTTGGTCTACACCAAACAAATCTACAGCGGAAAAGGTAAAGATGTTGCCACCGCAGATCTGGAAAGAGATGTGGCGTACAAGAATTTGAAAGCCTTTCTCAATGGCTACCGAAAGCTTGCTTCGGCACCTAATTATCAGTTCGCAGAGGATTTGTACACGGTGTTTAAAACTTTTGGTTTAAACCTCGACCGCCTAAGCTATTCTTCGCAAACGGCACAAATGAAAAAGCTCATCGAAGTTTTGGAAACGCCTGAAAATATGCAGAAAATAAACGTGCTTTCTATCAACCCTGCTTTTACTGATATGAAAACCAAGCATGAGGCTTTTGAACTGCTGTTTGCGGATCAGGCAGAAGCTAATGCTGACCTCCGACAGATGACGAGTGCTTCGGCAATCCGAAAAGATTTGGAGAAAACCCTGAAATCTTACCTCAACCTACTAACCGCCATGAAAGACGTTCCCAGTTGGGAGCTTCTCTACAGCGATACCAATGAGCTGGTGAAGGCAGCGAAAAATTCGGATATACAACGGAAAGAAGAAAATAATCTATAA
- a CDS encoding urocanate hydratase: MTFQEQIQQGIPNQLPQPKPYDTNINHAPKRKEILTDEEKKLALKNALRYFEPQFHAELIQEFKKELNEFGRIYMYRFRPDYEMKARDIAEYPGKSEQAKSIMLMIQNNLDYAVAQHPHELITYGGNGAVFSNWAQYLLTMKYLSEMTDEQTLTMYSGHPMGLFPSHKDAPRVVVTNGMMIPNYSKPDDWEKFNALGVTQYGQMTAGSYMYIGPQGIVHGTTITVLNAFRKINKEPKGGLFVTSGLGGMSGAQPKAGNIAGCVTVIAEVNPKITKIRHEQKWVNEIHENLDELVARVRKAQENQEVVSLAYLGNIVEVWEKFDAENLRIDIGSDQTSLHNPWAGGYYPVGQTFEESNAMMAENPELFKEKVQETLRRHAAAINKHTEKGTYFFDYGNAFLLEASRAGADVMSDNPTLGREFKWPSYVQDIMGPMCFDYGFGPFRWVCTSGKPEDLQKTDEIACNVLEEMIKNSPEEIQQQMKDNITWIKGAQENKLVVGSQARILYADAEGRMKIAEAFNKAIANGEIGAVVLGRDHHDVSGTDSPYRETSNIYDGSRFTADMAIHNVIGDSFRGATWVSIHNGGGVGWGEVINGGFGMLLDGSDDADRRLKSMLFWDVNNGISRRSWARNEGAVFAIKRAMEAEPNLKVTLPNFVDESLF; the protein is encoded by the coding sequence ATGACTTTTCAAGAACAAATACAGCAAGGTATTCCTAATCAGTTACCTCAGCCAAAACCATACGATACCAATATCAACCATGCTCCGAAACGTAAAGAAATTTTAACGGATGAAGAGAAAAAATTAGCATTAAAGAACGCTTTACGTTATTTCGAACCGCAATTTCATGCAGAATTAATTCAAGAATTTAAAAAAGAACTCAATGAGTTTGGAAGGATTTATATGTACCGTTTTCGCCCTGATTATGAGATGAAAGCGAGAGACATTGCAGAATATCCCGGAAAATCTGAGCAGGCAAAATCGATTATGCTGATGATTCAGAACAATCTGGATTATGCCGTGGCACAACATCCTCACGAACTGATTACGTATGGTGGAAACGGTGCGGTTTTCAGCAACTGGGCGCAGTATCTTTTGACGATGAAATATCTGTCTGAAATGACAGACGAGCAAACATTAACAATGTATTCAGGGCATCCGATGGGATTGTTTCCTTCGCATAAAGATGCACCGAGAGTGGTGGTTACGAACGGAATGATGATTCCGAATTATTCTAAACCGGATGATTGGGAGAAATTCAATGCTCTTGGAGTAACACAATATGGACAAATGACGGCGGGAAGTTATATGTACATCGGTCCACAAGGAATTGTTCACGGAACGACGATTACGGTTCTGAATGCTTTCAGAAAAATAAATAAAGAACCAAAAGGCGGATTATTCGTCACTTCAGGTTTAGGCGGAATGTCCGGAGCGCAACCAAAAGCTGGAAATATTGCAGGTTGTGTTACTGTCATTGCAGAAGTGAATCCAAAGATTACCAAAATCCGTCACGAACAAAAATGGGTGAATGAAATTCACGAAAATCTTGATGAATTGGTGGCAAGAGTTAGAAAAGCTCAGGAAAATCAGGAAGTGGTTTCTCTGGCGTATCTAGGAAATATCGTTGAGGTTTGGGAAAAATTTGATGCAGAAAATTTAAGAATCGATATCGGTAGCGACCAGACTTCGCTTCACAATCCTTGGGCGGGCGGTTATTATCCGGTCGGACAAACTTTCGAAGAGTCTAATGCGATGATGGCAGAAAACCCTGAATTATTCAAAGAAAAAGTTCAGGAAACCTTGAGAAGACACGCTGCAGCAATCAATAAGCACACCGAGAAAGGAACCTATTTCTTCGATTACGGAAATGCTTTCTTATTGGAAGCTTCCAGAGCCGGAGCCGATGTAATGTCGGATAATCCTACCTTGGGAAGAGAGTTTAAATGGCCTTCTTACGTTCAGGATATTATGGGGCCGATGTGTTTTGATTATGGTTTCGGGCCGTTCCGTTGGGTTTGTACCAGTGGAAAACCTGAAGATTTACAGAAAACAGATGAAATTGCCTGCAACGTTTTAGAGGAAATGATTAAAAATTCTCCTGAAGAAATCCAACAGCAGATGAAAGACAATATCACTTGGATTAAAGGGGCACAGGAAAATAAATTAGTTGTTGGTTCGCAGGCGAGAATTTTATACGCTGATGCAGAAGGAAGAATGAAAATCGCAGAAGCCTTCAACAAAGCCATTGCCAACGGAGAAATCGGAGCGGTGGTTTTGGGTAGAGACCATCACGATGTTTCGGGTACGGATTCTCCGTACAGAGAGACTTCCAATATTTACGACGGCTCGAGATTTACGGCAGATATGGCCATTCACAATGTGATTGGCGACAGTTTCCGTGGTGCAACTTGGGTAAGTATTCACAACGGTGGTGGCGTTGGCTGGGGCGAAGTCATCAACGGTGGTTTCGGGATGTTGCTCGATGGTAGCGATGATGCCGACAGAAGATTAAAATCAATGCTGTTCTGGGACGTCAACAACGGAATTTCCCGACGAAGCTGGGCAAGAAATGAAGGTGCTGTTTTCGCCATCAAAAGAGCGATGGAAGCAGAACCGAATTTGAAAGTGACTTTGCCGAATTTTGTGGATGAAAGTCTTTTTTAA
- a CDS encoding VOC family protein encodes MKKQNLLRMDNVGIVVESLDKTIAFFLELGLELEGRSMVRGEWAGRVTGLGNQSVEIAMMATPDGNSRLELSRFINPKIIEDHRNAPVNALGYLRGLP; translated from the coding sequence ATGAAAAAACAGAATTTATTGAGGATGGATAATGTGGGAATTGTTGTAGAATCTTTAGACAAAACCATTGCTTTTTTTCTTGAGCTCGGGCTGGAATTAGAAGGAAGATCAATGGTTAGAGGCGAATGGGCGGGTCGCGTAACGGGGCTTGGTAATCAATCTGTAGAAATTGCTATGATGGCTACCCCAGACGGAAACAGCCGACTGGAGCTCTCCAGATTTATTAACCCGAAAATAATAGAAGACCATCGCAATGCTCCGGTAAATGCTTTAGGATATTTACGTGGTTTGCCGTGA
- a CDS encoding IS1595 family transposase, whose protein sequence is MDIFSFTAHFGTEEDCKIHFKEQRDKIGVVCKCGHNEHFWIKSIWSYECKKCRKRISLKSGTIMQNSNLSFLVWYKTMFLMSVTKKGFSSKEIQKQLGLKRYEPVWAMVHKLRKAMGTRDERYTLEGMIEFDEGYFTVESSEIEQEKGVRGRGAAGKQNVAVMAESTPLENLETGEKSSSCRYFKAKVLETHLSLEINETIKECIDNESIVFTDKSTSYVDISDFVELHITEKSDKETTEEILKWVHITISNAKRNLLGNYHKIKRKYLQLYLNEFIYKLNRRYFGDQLFERLIIANITAV, encoded by the coding sequence ATGGATATATTTAGTTTTACAGCTCATTTTGGTACTGAGGAAGATTGCAAAATTCATTTTAAAGAGCAGAGAGATAAAATTGGGGTTGTTTGTAAATGCGGTCACAATGAGCATTTCTGGATTAAAAGTATCTGGAGCTACGAATGCAAAAAGTGTCGTAAAAGGATTTCCTTGAAGAGCGGTACGATTATGCAGAACTCAAATCTTTCTTTTTTAGTTTGGTACAAAACCATGTTTCTGATGAGCGTTACCAAGAAAGGTTTTTCGTCTAAAGAAATCCAGAAACAATTAGGATTAAAGCGTTATGAGCCAGTTTGGGCAATGGTTCATAAACTAAGAAAAGCCATGGGAACCCGCGATGAAAGATATACTTTGGAAGGGATGATAGAGTTTGATGAAGGATATTTCACGGTAGAATCCAGCGAGATTGAACAAGAAAAAGGAGTTCGAGGCAGAGGTGCAGCAGGCAAACAAAACGTTGCTGTGATGGCTGAATCTACCCCTTTGGAGAATCTTGAAACTGGAGAAAAATCTAGTTCTTGTAGGTATTTTAAGGCTAAAGTTTTAGAAACGCATCTTTCCTTAGAAATTAATGAAACCATTAAAGAATGTATCGATAATGAAAGTATTGTTTTCACTGATAAAAGCACATCTTACGTAGATATTTCTGATTTTGTTGAGCTTCATATTACAGAAAAATCGGACAAAGAAACTACGGAAGAGATTTTAAAATGGGTTCATATTACCATCAGCAATGCGAAGCGAAATTTATTGGGAAATTATCATAAAATCAAAAGAAAGTACTTACAACTATACTTAAATGAATTTATCTACAAACTAAACCGAAGATATTTTGGAGACCAACTCTTCGAAAGGCTCATTATTGCTAACATTACGGCAGTATGA
- a CDS encoding cytochrome-c peroxidase — protein MIKSIYSKFKPFLAACFLLSVLSYTFQDLSLVYPSYFPKPVYDFKKNPLKSSTVELGRKLFYDPILSRNQTISCSSCHLSNQAFSHAGNHLSKGIEDGIGDRNSPAIFNLAWQKTFMWDGSVVNIDVQALAPINHPKEMGEDINVAVRKLNQSKEYKTLFYKSFGDSLATSERLMKALSQFQLTIVSVNSKYDKMKRGKVKFTASENKGYQLFRENCSSCHAEPLFSTYEFANNGLPFNPELNDNGKWNKTFEPADKLMFKIPSLRNLTYTYPYMHDGRFKTLYEVLEHYEKGIVKSPTLAKELHKPIVFNAQEKENLLAFLTTLNDSVLVSNVQYQKK, from the coding sequence ATGATTAAATCAATATATTCTAAGTTTAAGCCTTTCTTGGCGGCTTGTTTTTTACTGTCTGTATTATCATATACTTTTCAGGATTTATCATTGGTTTATCCTTCTTATTTTCCAAAACCTGTTTATGATTTTAAGAAAAATCCATTGAAATCTTCTACCGTAGAATTGGGCAGAAAGTTATTTTATGATCCTATTTTATCGAGGAATCAGACAATTTCATGTTCGTCTTGTCATCTTTCTAATCAGGCTTTTTCGCACGCCGGAAATCATTTAAGCAAAGGGATTGAAGACGGAATTGGTGACCGGAATTCTCCTGCGATTTTTAATTTAGCCTGGCAAAAAACATTTATGTGGGATGGCTCGGTCGTCAATATTGATGTACAGGCTTTGGCGCCTATTAATCATCCTAAAGAAATGGGTGAAGATATTAATGTTGCTGTTCGGAAGCTCAATCAATCAAAAGAATACAAAACGCTTTTCTATAAAAGTTTTGGTGACAGTTTAGCGACTTCTGAACGACTGATGAAAGCACTTTCTCAGTTTCAGTTAACAATTGTTTCAGTCAATTCAAAATATGATAAAATGAAACGAGGGAAAGTGAAGTTTACTGCTTCCGAAAATAAAGGCTATCAATTGTTTCGAGAAAATTGCAGCTCATGTCACGCTGAACCTCTTTTTTCAACCTATGAATTTGCCAATAACGGACTTCCTTTTAATCCTGAACTCAACGATAATGGAAAATGGAACAAAACTTTTGAGCCTGCAGATAAATTGATGTTTAAAATTCCAAGTTTAAGAAATCTTACTTACACTTATCCTTATATGCATGATGGCAGATTTAAAACGCTTTATGAAGTTTTGGAACATTATGAAAAAGGAATAGTAAAAAGTCCGACTTTAGCGAAAGAATTACATAAACCTATTGTCTTCAACGCTCAGGAAAAAGAAAATTTACTGGCTTTTTTAACAACATTAAATGATTCTGTTTTAGTTTCTAATGTACAGTATCAAAAAAAATAA
- a CDS encoding GIY-YIG nuclease family protein, whose amino-acid sequence MIEFTEGIYTFYVYILTNTSRTVLYTGVTNNLHRRLHQHKTKANPNSFTAKYNVEFLIYYEKFGWIQQAIEREKEIKNLSRIKKLDLIRIQNPNLDFLNNLFQQEF is encoded by the coding sequence ATGATTGAATTTACTGAAGGAATATATACGTTTTATGTTTATATTCTTACCAATACAAGCAGAACTGTTCTTTACACAGGCGTAACGAATAATTTACATAGAAGATTACATCAACATAAGACGAAGGCAAATCCTAACTCCTTTACTGCAAAATACAATGTAGAATTCTTGATTTACTATGAAAAGTTTGGATGGATTCAGCAAGCTATCGAACGAGAAAAAGAAATAAAAAATTTATCTCGAATTAAAAAATTAGACCTGATAAGAATTCAGAACCCAAATTTAGATTTTTTGAATAATCTTTTTCAGCAGGAATTTTGA